The Candidatus Edwardsbacteria bacterium genome has a segment encoding these proteins:
- a CDS encoding helix-hairpin-helix domain-containing protein, with the protein MNQLLKGLLLLAIPLYAGAQEMPDIEDQQASQDLAEQMIYLQEHPVNLNHADLDQLMTLPGITPYQALRLDRYLKSHPKLSDPLLLVRDSILDPQALESLLPYVCLDFHLPANSVKLKLSSRLQRKWPEAEGIAEGSFNGSPLESRTRMWFRPDENWEIYGQCQHDVGEPAWNDYYSGNLWWSDDQGTKQVIIGDYQMKIGQGLLFGGSSPRIFSSYWSGSAQLDAAAVRQYFSSHEYRGLRGLCLKHPLADNLNIICFASRRRMDAKIDSMDRITSIYDDGYHRSHAELERKNNSAETIIGGRVGFSPGRSCDIGITGYNRAFDKTTAEGLYNAFLVSLDARTALDKNWAWLELAKGEGAVGGYTGEVGFMVRDYAGRIDIYGYSPKFKPPRFNADNYFGGDDERGITIAGWYRAPLGCDISAIYNQFYPWQPFPLSSQGYRGVRYEARLDKKIFQGLLADLRIRSLQKEYFIDEQSGAPIYHTSNLTFKAGLHWRLGKQFSATGRHQASFFGDSRHEDRKRGELLSLALKAQLPRDITIQGQTVFYYAPSYDARLYLAEPELRSGGSFHGYWGLGRRDALFLRCALGRSGAGYLKIARQLRDYQGQVDQDTELGIELEFLLK; encoded by the coding sequence ATGAACCAACTTCTGAAGGGCCTGCTGCTGCTGGCAATCCCCCTATATGCCGGGGCACAGGAGATGCCCGACATCGAGGACCAGCAGGCCTCGCAGGACCTTGCCGAGCAGATGATCTATCTGCAGGAGCACCCGGTAAATCTCAACCATGCCGACCTTGACCAGCTGATGACCCTTCCGGGGATCACTCCCTACCAGGCCCTCCGGCTGGACCGATATTTAAAAAGCCATCCCAAATTGAGCGACCCCTTGCTCCTGGTCAGGGATTCCATTTTGGACCCCCAGGCTCTGGAATCCCTGCTGCCGTACGTCTGCCTTGATTTCCACCTCCCCGCCAATAGCGTCAAATTAAAGCTTTCCTCCAGATTGCAGAGAAAGTGGCCGGAGGCGGAGGGAATTGCCGAGGGCAGTTTTAACGGTTCGCCGCTGGAGAGCCGGACCCGGATGTGGTTCCGTCCGGATGAAAACTGGGAGATATACGGGCAATGCCAGCATGACGTGGGCGAGCCGGCCTGGAACGACTATTATTCCGGCAATCTATGGTGGTCGGATGACCAAGGAACCAAGCAGGTGATAATCGGGGATTATCAAATGAAGATCGGCCAGGGGCTGTTATTCGGCGGCAGCTCGCCCCGCATATTCTCCAGCTACTGGTCCGGCTCGGCCCAACTTGACGCCGCAGCGGTCCGCCAGTATTTTTCCTCCCACGAATACCGGGGTTTGCGGGGGCTTTGCCTGAAACACCCATTAGCAGACAACTTGAACATTATCTGTTTTGCCTCCCGACGGCGGATGGATGCCAAAATAGATTCGATGGACCGCATAACCAGCATCTATGACGACGGATATCATCGCAGCCATGCGGAGCTGGAAAGGAAAAACAATTCGGCCGAGACCATCATCGGCGGACGGGTGGGCTTTAGCCCCGGCCGCTCCTGCGACATCGGGATAACCGGCTATAACCGGGCCTTCGATAAAACGACGGCCGAAGGACTATATAATGCCTTTTTGGTCAGCCTGGATGCCAGAACTGCATTGGATAAAAATTGGGCCTGGCTTGAGCTGGCCAAGGGAGAGGGGGCGGTCGGCGGGTATACCGGGGAGGTAGGGTTTATGGTGCGGGACTATGCCGGCCGGATCGATATTTACGGATATTCCCCGAAATTCAAACCTCCCCGTTTTAATGCGGATAATTATTTCGGCGGCGATGATGAGAGGGGGATCACTATCGCCGGCTGGTACCGGGCTCCGTTGGGCTGCGATATTTCGGCCATATACAACCAGTTCTATCCCTGGCAACCATTTCCCCTTTCATCCCAGGGGTACCGGGGGGTGCGCTATGAAGCCAGGCTGGATAAAAAAATATTCCAGGGTCTCCTGGCCGACCTTCGGATCAGATCCCTGCAGAAAGAATATTTTATTGATGAACAATCCGGAGCCCCGATATATCATACCTCGAACCTTACCTTCAAGGCCGGCCTGCATTGGCGATTGGGAAAGCAGTTCAGCGCCACCGGCAGGCATCAAGCATCCTTTTTCGGGGATTCCCGGCATGAAGACAGAAAACGTGGGGAACTGCTGTCCCTGGCCTTAAAGGCCCAACTGCCAAGGGACATCACCATCCAAGGCCAGACGGTATTTTACTACGCACCCAGTTACGATGCCAGGCTTTATCTGGCGGAGCCGGAGCTAAGATCGGGGGGGAGCTTTCACGGCTACTGGGGCCTGGGGCGGAGGGATGCTTTATTTTTGAGATGTGCCTTGGGCCGCTCCGGGGCCGGCTATCTGAAAATAGCCAGGCAGCTAAGGGATTACCAGGGCCAGGTCGACCAAGACACCGAGCTGGGAATCGAGCTGGAATTTTTGTTAAAATAA
- a CDS encoding tetratricopeptide repeat protein, translating into MTEDREQIKSKEHELREAEARLGPDNPELLPRLKELAEVYIHWGRFSLADSLYRRAIQLTIRESGPESLEVAACFNRLAVLYSVQGRYYEALPFYERSLNLNKKLAPSEVLVQARLMANIGTVYKILGRHLPAEEILLKAREIFQKGSGGNDPMLAGILINLAGLYRDLNRLPEAESLCSTAIEMSLNAYGPEHPQIALCYNNLAEVYAAQGRKDEAEELYIRAIEMKEKVQGPGHPEIAMYLNNLGDLYRSQQKFVEAETIYRRALEIDEAHLPQESPNLATTYKNLATLSSVQGYYDKAEAYYLRAVSISERTLGPDHPEVAEPLARLAELQHGQGRNKEAEALCHRSMAIWQKGYGPKHFKVGEMLKMLSRLCFAQEKMSEGEAFLKQAFEIVK; encoded by the coding sequence ATGACCGAGGACAGGGAACAAATAAAAAGCAAAGAGCATGAGCTGAGGGAGGCGGAGGCAAGGCTCGGCCCGGACAATCCCGAATTGCTTCCCCGGCTAAAAGAACTGGCCGAGGTCTATATCCACTGGGGAAGATTTTCCCTGGCCGACAGCCTGTACCGCAGAGCCATTCAATTAACCATCAGGGAATCGGGCCCGGAGAGCCTGGAGGTCGCTGCTTGCTTTAACCGCCTGGCAGTTTTGTACAGCGTTCAGGGGCGTTATTACGAGGCCCTGCCGTTTTATGAGAGATCCCTCAATCTGAATAAAAAACTGGCACCGAGCGAAGTCCTGGTGCAGGCCAGACTGATGGCCAATATCGGGACGGTGTATAAGATCCTGGGGCGGCACCTTCCGGCCGAGGAAATCTTGCTGAAGGCCCGGGAGATATTCCAAAAGGGATCCGGCGGCAATGATCCAATGCTGGCGGGAATACTGATAAATCTGGCCGGGCTGTATCGCGATCTGAACCGCCTGCCGGAGGCCGAGTCCCTGTGCAGCACGGCCATCGAAATGTCATTGAACGCCTACGGCCCCGAACACCCGCAAATAGCCTTATGCTACAACAACCTGGCCGAGGTTTATGCCGCCCAGGGAAGGAAGGACGAGGCCGAAGAGCTTTACATCAGGGCTATAGAGATGAAGGAAAAGGTGCAGGGCCCCGGGCATCCGGAGATCGCAATGTACCTCAACAATCTGGGCGACCTCTACCGGTCGCAGCAGAAATTCGTGGAGGCCGAAACCATCTACCGCCGGGCGTTGGAGATAGACGAGGCCCATTTGCCCCAGGAAAGCCCGAACCTGGCCACCACCTATAAAAACCTGGCCACCCTTTCTTCGGTCCAGGGATATTATGATAAAGCCGAGGCCTATTATCTCCGGGCGGTCTCCATTTCTGAGCGCACCCTGGGGCCGGATCATCCCGAGGTGGCGGAGCCCCTGGCCCGGCTGGCGGAGCTGCAGCACGGACAGGGCCGAAACAAAGAGGCCGAGGCCCTCTGCCACCGTTCGATGGCCATCTGGCAGAAAGGATACGGACCCAAACACTTCAAGGTGGGGGAGATGCTGAAGATGCTGTCCCGATTGTGCTTTGCCCAGGAAAAGATGTCCGAGGGAGAGGCCTTTTTAAAGCAGGCCTTTGAGATCGTCAAATAG
- the rseP gene encoding RIP metalloprotease RseP encodes MVTTVLATLFVLGIMVFVHELGHFYVAKKVGIRVLKFSLGFGPKLFGFKKGDTQYLISALPLGGYVKLDGEDAFEEGYVPKPGDYMAAPWWGRVLMALAGPMANLVTAFLIFVMLGLVGFNAPDYSTSVGKVGSGSLAQQIGVTEGDRVVSIDGKEVKTWHGLWQELQAERTADSISLTLDRAGKRIVLNIPSSRRMKFLENIEPAVPAQLGEVYSSLPAYQAGLNAGDIILSIDDKPVKTWDGMREIINQNAGRESRLLVERGSDTLSVRITPVEQDYPGQGPVGVIGVTAPVFGSYKLRLGLWASVTNATVSTGGLVARTYGVLYKIVVKPSSAKQLGGILMIGEMAGSTAKKGFSDLMLLVALLSISLMVLNLLPLPVLDGGVIFFSLLEGVRKRTLPVKVQVVIQQIGIAILIMLMLFTILNDGMKIFSRHSAVKKNSQQIEQAK; translated from the coding sequence ATGGTGACAACAGTTCTGGCCACATTGTTCGTTCTGGGGATCATGGTCTTTGTCCATGAGCTGGGCCATTTTTACGTGGCCAAGAAGGTGGGCATCAGGGTCTTGAAATTCTCTTTGGGTTTCGGCCCCAAATTATTCGGATTCAAAAAAGGCGATACCCAGTATCTGATCTCGGCCCTCCCCCTGGGGGGGTATGTGAAATTGGACGGGGAGGACGCCTTCGAGGAGGGCTATGTCCCCAAGCCGGGCGATTATATGGCCGCCCCCTGGTGGGGCCGGGTGCTGATGGCCCTGGCCGGCCCGATGGCCAACCTGGTTACCGCCTTTCTGATCTTCGTCATGCTGGGGCTGGTCGGTTTTAACGCCCCGGATTATTCCACCTCGGTCGGCAAGGTGGGGTCGGGAAGCCTGGCCCAGCAGATAGGGGTAACTGAGGGCGACCGGGTGGTTTCGATCGACGGGAAAGAAGTTAAAACCTGGCATGGCCTGTGGCAGGAGCTGCAGGCCGAGAGAACAGCCGACTCGATATCCCTCACCCTGGACCGGGCCGGAAAGAGAATAGTCCTTAATATCCCCTCATCCCGTCGGATGAAATTCCTGGAGAATATCGAACCGGCGGTGCCGGCTCAGCTGGGCGAGGTCTATTCCAGCCTGCCGGCCTACCAGGCCGGACTCAACGCCGGAGACATCATCCTATCCATTGACGATAAGCCGGTAAAGACCTGGGACGGCATGAGGGAGATCATCAACCAAAATGCCGGGCGGGAGTCCAGGCTTCTGGTCGAACGGGGGTCCGATACCCTCAGCGTCCGAATCACACCGGTGGAGCAGGATTACCCGGGCCAGGGCCCGGTCGGGGTCATTGGGGTCACTGCCCCGGTGTTCGGGAGCTATAAACTTCGTCTGGGCCTTTGGGCCTCGGTGACCAATGCCACGGTCAGCACCGGAGGCTTGGTGGCCCGCACTTACGGCGTGTTGTACAAGATCGTGGTAAAACCCTCCTCGGCCAAGCAGCTGGGCGGCATCCTGATGATAGGAGAGATGGCCGGAAGCACCGCCAAAAAAGGCTTCAGCGACCTGATGCTTTTGGTGGCGCTTCTTTCCATCAGTTTGATGGTTCTCAATCTCCTGCCCCTGCCGGTGCTGGACGGCGGGGTGATCTTCTTCAGCCTGCTGGAGGGGGTAAGGAAAAGGACCCTGCCGGTAAAAGTGCAGGTGGTGATCCAGCAGATCGGGATAGCCATCCTGATCATGCTGATGCTGTTCACCATTCTCAACGACGGCATGAAGATATTCAGCCGGCACTCAGCGGTCAAGAAGAACAGCCAGCAGATAGAACAGGCCAAATAG
- the fusA gene encoding elongation factor G, translating into MKNYTADKIHNIVLAGHGGCGKTTLAEAMVHAGNPTGRLGRVDDGNSIFDFDIDETTRKISIFSSLAACEHQDHKLNVIDTPGYADFAGEVKAGMRVADCVIIVAQGVSGIEVGTDKCWKYSDELKLPRAIFLTRLLKEHSDFYKSLDQARDKFGHQAVPLTLPIGDQLNLKGVVDLTVMKAFLESEGKSTIGEIPSQMAEKAKEYRDKLVEAVAESDDSLMEKFLNGESLTDQEISDGLKTGIRKGSLVPVFAGDGYFQVGVNAMLNSIVAFFPTAADTQEVVAQKAGSDEEIIVKCDPNGPPVLFMFKTFIEPHAGNLNYFRMYSGSLEPGIELYNASLSKAEKFGQFYFPNGKDRIDAAKISCGDIGIAVKLKESGTGDTISTKNHQVILPKTILPKPSISVAVEAKSKDDEGKISVGLSRLNEEDPTFTYGFVPEIRQTLINGLGELHLDIMVGRLKRKFGVEVTIIKPRIPYRETISKKVEIQGKHKKQSGGHGQYGDVWLRLEPLPRGGGFEFVDEVVGGVVPGNFIPSVEKGVKAAMLEGAVAGYHIVDLKAAIYFGSYHPVDSSGTSFEIAGSMALKKGVLEASPVLLEPIMKLEVAIPEEFAGQVMGDLNSRRGRISGMDSAKGLQVIKATVPQGEMYKYSTSLRSMTQGRGSFEMEFSHYDPVPFEATQKIIEEAKKEKEEKQK; encoded by the coding sequence TTGAAGAATTATACAGCGGACAAGATCCACAACATTGTATTGGCCGGCCACGGCGGCTGCGGAAAGACCACCCTGGCCGAAGCCATGGTCCATGCCGGCAATCCCACCGGGCGCCTGGGGCGGGTGGACGACGGCAACTCCATCTTCGATTTCGACATCGACGAGACCACCCGCAAGATATCCATCTTCTCATCCCTGGCGGCCTGCGAACACCAGGACCACAAGCTTAATGTGATAGACACCCCGGGCTACGCCGATTTTGCCGGCGAGGTCAAGGCCGGAATGCGGGTGGCCGACTGCGTGATCATAGTGGCCCAGGGGGTGTCCGGGATAGAGGTGGGCACCGACAAGTGCTGGAAGTACTCGGACGAGCTGAAGCTCCCCCGGGCCATCTTCCTGACCCGTTTGCTGAAGGAGCATTCCGATTTTTATAAATCGCTGGACCAGGCCCGCGATAAATTCGGCCACCAGGCGGTGCCCCTGACCCTGCCCATCGGCGACCAGCTGAACCTGAAGGGAGTGGTCGATCTCACGGTGATGAAGGCCTTTCTCGAGAGCGAGGGAAAATCCACCATCGGCGAGATCCCGAGCCAAATGGCCGAAAAAGCCAAGGAATACCGGGACAAACTGGTGGAGGCGGTGGCCGAATCCGACGACAGCCTGATGGAGAAATTTTTGAACGGCGAGAGCCTGACCGATCAGGAAATATCCGATGGTTTGAAAACAGGCATCAGAAAAGGGAGCCTGGTGCCGGTGTTCGCCGGAGACGGTTACTTCCAGGTGGGGGTCAACGCCATGTTGAATTCCATCGTAGCCTTCTTTCCGACCGCGGCCGATACCCAGGAAGTGGTGGCCCAAAAGGCCGGCAGCGACGAGGAGATAATCGTCAAGTGCGATCCCAACGGGCCGCCGGTGCTGTTCATGTTCAAAACCTTCATCGAACCCCATGCCGGAAATCTGAACTACTTCCGGATGTATTCCGGCTCGCTGGAGCCGGGGATAGAGCTTTATAACGCCTCCCTCAGCAAGGCGGAAAAATTCGGGCAGTTCTATTTTCCCAACGGCAAGGACCGCATCGATGCCGCCAAAATCAGCTGCGGCGATATCGGCATCGCGGTAAAGCTGAAGGAATCCGGCACCGGGGACACCATCAGCACCAAGAATCATCAGGTCATCCTTCCCAAGACCATCCTGCCCAAGCCGTCGATATCGGTGGCGGTGGAGGCCAAATCCAAGGATGACGAAGGCAAGATATCGGTGGGGCTGTCCCGCCTTAACGAGGAGGACCCCACCTTCACCTACGGCTTCGTGCCCGAGATCCGGCAGACCCTGATCAACGGCCTGGGCGAGCTGCATCTGGACATCATGGTGGGGCGCTTGAAGCGGAAGTTCGGGGTGGAGGTCACCATCATCAAGCCCCGGATACCCTACCGCGAGACCATCTCCAAGAAGGTGGAGATCCAGGGCAAGCACAAGAAACAATCTGGGGGACACGGACAGTACGGCGACGTCTGGCTGCGCCTGGAGCCGCTGCCCCGGGGCGGGGGCTTCGAGTTCGTGGACGAGGTGGTGGGCGGGGTGGTGCCCGGCAACTTCATCCCCTCGGTGGAGAAGGGGGTCAAGGCGGCCATGCTGGAAGGGGCGGTGGCGGGCTACCACATCGTGGACCTGAAGGCGGCCATCTATTTCGGCTCCTATCACCCGGTGGACTCCTCCGGCACCAGCTTCGAGATCGCCGGTTCCATGGCCCTCAAAAAGGGCGTGCTGGAAGCCTCGCCGGTCCTGCTGGAGCCCATCATGAAACTGGAGGTGGCCATTCCCGAGGAATTCGCCGGCCAGGTGATGGGCGACCTCAACTCCCGCCGGGGCCGCATCAGCGGCATGGACTCGGCCAAGGGCCTGCAGGTGATCAAGGCCACCGTGCCCCAGGGCGAGATGTACAAGTATTCCACCTCCCTGCGCTCCATGACCCAGGGCCGGGGCAGCTTCGAGATGGAGTTCTCCCATTACGATCCGGTGCCTTTCGAGGCCACCCAGAAGATCATCGAAGAGGCCAAGAAGGAAAAGGAAGAGAAGCAGAAATAA
- a CDS encoding asparaginase — protein sequence MKKPKLAIIFTGGTISMKSSKKSGGAVPAFKGRDILKLLPVINKNFKIEVHDFGQYPGPHITPEMMLEISLIARKYLARPDIMGLIVTHGTDTLEETAYFLDLTIHSPKPVVVVGAMKDCTELGWDGPANLMGAARTAVSPDARNKGVLVFLNNTINSAGEVTKTSTDSFETFRSPDLGPLGWVDQDRVLFYRQPMYREHYPVRRIEPRVDLFKMAVGMDSRLVKYAVDSGAKGLVVEGMGRGNIPPDVVPGIEYAIAKKIPVVLCSRCIGGRVLGTYAYPGGGAQLIKKGVILGGHLPGQKARIKLMILLGRRMDPMQIKEFFERFEYSCER from the coding sequence ATGAAAAAACCAAAATTAGCCATCATCTTCACCGGCGGGACCATCTCCATGAAATCCAGCAAAAAGAGCGGGGGCGCGGTTCCGGCCTTCAAGGGGCGGGACATCCTCAAGCTCCTGCCGGTGATCAACAAGAATTTCAAGATAGAGGTGCATGATTTCGGGCAATACCCGGGGCCGCATATCACGCCGGAGATGATGCTGGAGATATCCCTGATCGCCAGAAAATACCTGGCCCGGCCCGACATCATGGGCCTGATCGTCACCCACGGCACCGACACCCTGGAGGAGACCGCCTACTTTCTTGACCTGACCATACACTCGCCCAAGCCGGTGGTGGTGGTGGGGGCCATGAAGGACTGCACCGAGCTGGGCTGGGACGGTCCGGCCAACCTGATGGGCGCCGCCCGGACGGCGGTCTCGCCGGATGCCCGAAACAAGGGGGTCCTGGTCTTTCTGAACAACACCATCAATTCGGCCGGGGAGGTGACCAAGACCAGCACCGATTCCTTCGAGACCTTCCGCAGTCCCGACCTGGGCCCGCTGGGCTGGGTGGACCAGGACCGGGTGCTGTTCTACCGCCAGCCGATGTACCGCGAGCATTACCCGGTCAGGAGAATAGAGCCCCGGGTGGATCTTTTTAAAATGGCGGTGGGGATGGACTCCCGCCTTGTCAAATACGCGGTCGATTCCGGGGCCAAGGGACTAGTGGTAGAGGGCATGGGGCGGGGAAATATTCCGCCGGATGTAGTGCCCGGGATAGAATACGCCATTGCCAAGAAGATCCCGGTCGTCCTCTGTTCCCGCTGCATAGGGGGCAGGGTGCTGGGAACCTATGCCTATCCCGGCGGCGGGGCTCAGCTGATCAAAAAAGGGGTCATCCTGGGCGGACACCTGCCGGGACAGAAGGCCCGGATCAAGCTGATGATACTGCTGGGTCGGAGAATGGACCCCATGCAGATCAAGGAGTTTTTCGAACGGTTTGAATATTCCTGTGAAAGATAG
- a CDS encoding tetratricopeptide repeat protein, whose amino-acid sequence MKDRSKKKNASDILSILFQLYYNRGEVLDKTIGFQQSLDNYRTMKRLAKALGDRNQLLRAWVEVGYRLTMLGKLMEALAEHSAVSQDLSEDDPFEVSCRNDHCQAIVLRQLGRYEEALAVQERLSKIPAIDQESRFNWLNSLGHTFWRMGRYQDAVGCFQKVLEWTASGSNPVLQATAHNNLGLVYSDMERLDEARDQHQRSLHLRREFHDPGAICTSYLNLGNVMVQSDDIDSGLGLWEKALVISKRLGDKATEAMIENNMGEVSYKTGNYPKAADHFYKSLLMKQSLNLRSYLDTSLEGLAKTYYEMRNQPGCAEQCRHFGQLLLALDTARPQKRENVTSILAALDAAGDNSRGGSNGAAGN is encoded by the coding sequence GTGAAAGATAGGTCAAAAAAAAAGAACGCCTCAGATATCCTTTCGATATTATTCCAATTATATTATAACCGGGGCGAGGTGTTGGACAAGACCATCGGTTTCCAGCAGTCTTTGGACAATTACCGGACCATGAAAAGGCTGGCAAAGGCCTTGGGGGATCGCAACCAACTTCTGCGTGCCTGGGTAGAGGTGGGGTATCGGCTGACAATGCTGGGAAAACTGATGGAGGCTCTGGCCGAACACAGTGCCGTGTCCCAGGACCTATCAGAAGATGATCCTTTTGAAGTCAGCTGCCGCAACGACCATTGCCAGGCAATAGTTCTCCGCCAGCTGGGCCGCTATGAGGAAGCTTTGGCGGTCCAGGAACGGTTAAGCAAAATCCCAGCTATTGACCAAGAATCCCGTTTCAACTGGCTTAACAGCCTGGGCCATACGTTTTGGCGCATGGGCCGCTATCAGGATGCGGTGGGCTGTTTTCAAAAGGTTTTGGAGTGGACAGCGAGCGGTTCAAATCCCGTGCTTCAGGCCACAGCTCACAACAACCTGGGACTGGTTTATTCCGATATGGAAAGGCTGGACGAAGCAAGGGACCAGCACCAAAGGTCCCTGCACCTCCGGAGGGAGTTCCACGATCCGGGTGCCATATGCACCTCCTACCTGAATCTGGGCAATGTAATGGTCCAGTCGGATGATATCGATTCCGGGCTGGGGCTTTGGGAGAAGGCCCTGGTGATCAGCAAGAGATTGGGGGACAAAGCCACCGAGGCTATGATCGAGAACAACATGGGTGAAGTAAGCTACAAAACCGGGAATTATCCCAAAGCCGCGGATCATTTTTATAAGAGCCTTCTGATGAAGCAATCGCTTAACCTCCGATCCTACCTGGACACCAGTTTGGAAGGCCTGGCAAAGACGTATTACGAGATGAGAAACCAACCGGGATGCGCCGAGCAATGCCGCCATTTTGGCCAGCTTCTGCTGGCCCTGGATACAGCCCGGCCCCAAAAACGGGAGAACGTGACCAGCATCCTGGCCGCCTTAGATGCGGCGGGTGACAATAGCCGGGGGGGTAGCAACGGGGCGGCCGGGAATTGA
- a CDS encoding FAD-linked oxidase C-terminal domain-containing protein, whose translation MSQYNKISPNIEQRLKEIVGEKYLITLDDDMEPYSHDETLHHKFMPAVVVKPADTPQVSAIMKLADAEKVPLTPRGAGTGLSGGALPVCGGILLSLERFNKILEIDEDNLMVVTQPAVITGQLQKEVEERGLFYPPDPASLDSCSIGGNIAENAGGARAFKYGVTRHYLCGLEVVWPNGDISRLGGRIIKDVSGYDLMHLICGSEGTLAVITEITLRLLPKPKFQTDLLIPFSSIDDAVKATNAVIRERIIPATMEFMEKKAVLAAEAFLEKKAPYREAEAHLLVQLDGEAREDLQKLYERIGQIVSDHGALDVLVAEDRPSQDRLWEIRRSLSEALTAKSPVREREDVVVPKSKIPQLFKELEILQKKYSLEIVSFGHIGDGNIHVNILKGEFQTDRWQEALPVLLGEMFARVVELGGTISGEHGIGYVKKKYLPLAVDAPAIKAMREIKKSLDPNHILNPGKIFDEVAS comes from the coding sequence ATGAGCCAATATAATAAGATAAGCCCGAACATCGAACAACGGCTGAAAGAGATCGTCGGAGAAAAGTATCTGATAACCCTGGACGACGACATGGAACCCTATTCCCACGATGAGACCCTGCATCACAAATTCATGCCCGCGGTAGTGGTAAAACCGGCCGATACCCCCCAGGTCTCGGCCATAATGAAATTGGCCGATGCCGAAAAGGTCCCGCTTACCCCCCGGGGGGCCGGCACCGGACTGTCCGGGGGCGCCCTGCCGGTGTGCGGTGGCATTCTGCTGTCATTGGAGAGATTCAACAAGATCCTGGAGATTGACGAAGATAACCTGATGGTGGTCACCCAACCGGCGGTGATAACCGGACAACTTCAGAAAGAAGTAGAAGAGAGGGGATTGTTCTATCCGCCGGACCCAGCCAGTTTGGATTCCTGTTCCATCGGCGGCAACATTGCCGAGAACGCCGGCGGGGCCAGGGCCTTCAAATACGGGGTCACCCGGCACTATCTTTGCGGATTGGAGGTCGTCTGGCCCAACGGCGATATCTCCCGGCTGGGGGGCAGGATCATCAAGGATGTTTCGGGTTACGACCTGATGCATTTGATATGCGGATCGGAAGGCACCCTGGCCGTGATCACCGAGATCACCCTCCGGCTGCTGCCCAAGCCCAAATTCCAGACCGACCTTCTGATCCCGTTCTCCTCCATTGATGATGCTGTCAAGGCCACCAATGCCGTGATCCGGGAGAGGATAATCCCCGCCACCATGGAATTCATGGAGAAGAAGGCCGTCCTGGCGGCCGAGGCTTTTTTGGAAAAGAAGGCGCCCTACCGGGAGGCCGAAGCCCACCTGCTGGTCCAGCTGGACGGCGAGGCCCGGGAGGATCTGCAGAAGCTGTACGAAAGGATCGGCCAGATAGTCTCCGACCATGGCGCGCTGGACGTGCTGGTGGCCGAGGACCGGCCTTCGCAGGACCGGCTGTGGGAGATCCGCCGCTCCCTTTCCGAAGCGCTGACCGCCAAAAGCCCGGTCCGGGAGCGGGAGGACGTGGTGGTGCCCAAGTCAAAAATACCGCAGCTTTTTAAGGAACTGGAAATTTTGCAGAAGAAATATTCCCTGGAGATAGTCTCCTTCGGTCATATCGGGGACGGGAACATCCATGTCAACATCCTCAAAGGGGAATTCCAGACCGATAGATGGCAGGAGGCCCTGCCCGTCCTGCTCGGCGAGATGTTCGCCAGGGTGGTGGAGCTGGGCGGGACCATCTCCGGAGAGCACGGCATAGGCTATGTAAAGAAAAAATATCTGCCGCTGGCGGTGGATGCCCCGGCCATAAAGGCCATGAGGGAAATCAAAAAAAGCCTGGATCCAAACCATATACTGAACCCGGGGAAGATATTCGATGAAGTCGCCAGTTAA
- a CDS encoding redox-sensing transcriptional repressor Rex, translating to MKSPVKIPESAIRRLSMYFHHLASLKELGVETISSREIATVYGLEPFQVRKDLSYFGAFGRRGRGYNVAKLMDKLGAILGLDRSWNICLVGAGNIGLAMYRYQDFKQRGFNIVAVFDSDPKKAGQTLKPGMAIQLMDQIEQTVNQKKIQIGIIAVPPQAAQSAVDRLTAAGVKAILFFPSSQILIPKGTALRRVNLGLDLEFLSYALTNNQL from the coding sequence ATGAAGTCGCCAGTTAAGATCCCGGAATCGGCCATCCGCCGGCTGTCCATGTATTTCCACCATCTGGCATCCTTGAAGGAGCTGGGCGTGGAGACCATCTCCTCGCGAGAGATCGCCACGGTCTACGGGCTGGAACCGTTCCAGGTGCGCAAGGACCTCTCCTATTTCGGCGCTTTCGGGCGTCGGGGCCGGGGGTACAATGTCGCCAAACTGATGGACAAGCTGGGCGCCATTTTGGGGCTGGACCGCAGCTGGAACATCTGCCTGGTGGGGGCCGGAAACATCGGCCTGGCCATGTACCGCTATCAGGACTTTAAACAGCGGGGATTCAACATTGTGGCGGTGTTCGACTCCGATCCCAAAAAGGCGGGCCAGACGCTCAAACCGGGGATGGCCATTCAATTGATGGACCAGATCGAGCAAACCGTCAACCAGAAAAAGATCCAGATCGGGATCATAGCCGTGCCGCCCCAGGCCGCCCAGTCGGCGGTCGACAGGCTTACGGCCGCCGGGGTCAAGGCCATCCTGTTCTTTCCCTCCAGCCAGATATTGATCCCCAAAGGGACCGCCCTGCGGAGGGTCAACCTGGGTCTGGACCTGGAATTCCTCAGTTACGCACTTACCAACAATCAATTATAA